The DNA sequence CCGACGACGCCAGCGAGTCGAGCTTCGACTCGACCTTGTTCACCCGCTCTCGCTGCGCGTCGCGGGCCGCGCGGGCGTCGCTGAGCGTCGCCTGGAGCTCCGTGCGCTCGTCTTTGAGTTCGGCGAGTTCCTCTTCGAGGTCGGCGACGGACTCGCGCTTCTCCTCGAGGCGAGTTTTTTGCTCCTCGATTGCCTCTTCTGTCGCCGCGATGGTCTCCGTCGCGTCGGCCTTCCGGTTCTGTGCCGACTCGATCGTCTCTTCGAGGTCTTCGATCGCCTCCTCGGCGTACTCTTTCTCCAGCGAGAGCTCGTTGAGACGCGCGTCGAGGTCGCCCATCCGGTCTTCGTGTTCGTCGATGTCGGCACGGAGGTCGTCCGCCCGCGCCGAGAGTTCGGGAATCTCCGAGTCGGCGAGTTCAGCTTCGAGGTCGTCGATGGCGGCCTCGACGACGGCGACCTCCGACTCCTTCTCCTCGATGTCGTCGTCGAGGGCTTGCATCTCGTCGGAGACCGACTCGCGCTGCGCTTCGAGCTCGTCGATACGGTCTTCGAGCGTCTCGACGCGGGTCTCCGCCTCGTCGAGCGCCGCTTCGGCCCGCTCGATGTCGGCCTCGACGGACCGCACCTGTTCGCGCGCGCTCGAGGCCCGTCCGCGGGCGTCGTCGAGGCGGCTCTCGACGTCGTCGAGCTCCCCCTCGAACGACCGCCGGGTCTCCTCTAACTCCGAGATCTCCTCGGCGAGCCGTTCGAGCTTCCCCTTCCCCGACTTCGAGAACGAGTAGCGCGACCCGGAGCCCGAGCCGCCGGTCATCGCGCCCGACTTCTCGACGAGGTCGCCGTCGAGCGTCACCATCCGGTACTGGCCCATCAGGTCCCGGGCGGTCTGCATGTCCTCGACCACGAGCGTCGAGCCCAGGACGTACGAGAACACCGGGTCGTAGCGCGAGTCGAAGTCGACGAGGTTGCGCGCGAAGTCGACGACACCCGGCATCGACGGTTTGCGGGGGAGGCTCCGGTCGTCCATCTTCGTGATGGGGAGGAAGGTGGCCCGACCCGCGTTGCGCGATTTGAGGTAGTCGATACAGGAGGAGCCGACGCCGTCGTCGTCGACGACGACGTGCGCCAGTCGACCGCCGGCGGCCGTCTCACAGGCGGTGGCGTACTCGCCCGAGACCGACCCGAGCTGGCCGACCGTGCCGTGGACCCCCGAGAGACCCGCGTTGAGGATGGTCGTGACGGCCCTGGGGTAGGAGTCGTCGCCATCGCGGCTCGCGCGGGCGTCGAGTTCGGCGTACTCGTTCTGTTTCCCGCGAAGCTCGTCTTCGACCGACGAGAGCTGCTCTTTCAGCTCGGACTTCTTCTCGCGGAGGTCGTCGATGACGTCGTCGATCTTCGCTTTGTTCTTCTCGGCCTTGTCGAGTTCGGAGTGCAGTTCGGAGATACGTTTCTTCTTCTCGGGGATGGCCTCGTTCGCCTCCGAGAGTTCGTCGCGTGCCTCCGAGAGCTCGTTCGAGCGCCGGCGGGCGTCGTCGAGGAGTCGGTCCTTCTCGCGCTGGAGGTCGTTCCGTTCGGACTTCAGCGACTCCCGGCGTTCTTTCTTCTCCTGGAGGTCGGCTTTGAGTTCGTCGAACGCCGTGTCGACGCTCTCGATCTCGGCTTCGACCTCGGCGAGTTCGGCTTCGGTGGCCTGAATCTCCGATTTGACCGAGGCCTTCTCGACTTTCGTCTGGCGGATCTCACTGTCGAGGTCGGAGAGACGCTCGTTCTTCCGGTCGAGTTCGACGAACGCCTTCCGCCGCTCGTTTTCGGCCGTCTCCTTCCGCTCTTCGGCGGCCTCGATGTCGTTCTCCAGCGAGCGAATCTCGCCTTTGATCTCCTCCATCTCCGCTTTGATCTTCAGCTGCTCGTCCTCGCCCTTCCGCTCGATCTCGCGGGTGAGCTCCTCGAGCTCGGATTCGAGTCGGGAGACCTTCCCCTGGCGCTCGTCGAGCTCGGACTGGACGTCGTCGAGCTCCTGGGTCGCGGCCTCGACTTTCTTCTCCGTCGAGGCGAGCGTCGACCGCTTCTCCTCGAGTTCGGCGGCCTTCAGATACCCCTCGTACTCGTGTTTCTCGTCGCGGAGGGACTGGTACTGGAGGGCGGTCTCGCGCTCGTCTTCGAGCTGGTCGAGGCGGTCTTCTTTCTCCTCGATACGGAGGTCGACCTCCTCGACACGCTCTTTGACCGCCTCTAACTCCTCGAACGCGTCGGCCTTCTTCGCGTCGAACTCGGCGACGCCGGCGATCTCGTCGATGATCTCTCGGCGTCGGTACGGCGTGGTGTTGATGATCTCCGTGACGTCGCCCTGCATGACGACGTTGTAGCCCTCGGGTGTGATGCCCGCTTGCGCGAGCAGGTCGCGGATGTCCGAGAGATTCACCGAGCGCTCGTTCAGGTAGTAGTACGAGTAGTAGTTCTCCTCGGTGCGTTTGACGCGGCGCTTGACGGTGATCTCGTCGACATCGCCGACGTCGTCCGTACCGGCCGCAGAGGCGACCTGCGAACGCGAGAGCGTACCGTCCGCGTTGTCGAGGACGACGGTGACGGACGCCTCACGGGGGCCCGAGACCTCGCTGTCCCCGTCGTGGCCGGGGTTGTAGATGAGGTCGGTGAGTTTCTCCGCGCGGATGCCCCGCGTGCGAGCGAGGCCGAGGGCGAAGAGGACGCCGTCGATGATGTTCGATTTTCCCGAACCGTTCGGGCCCGTCACGACGGTGAAGTCCTCGTAGAACGGGATGCGGGTCTTCCGGCCGAAGCTCTTGAAGTCGTCTAAGACGAGCTCTTTGATATGCATGGGGTGCTCGCGAGTGGAGTCGCGAGCTTACGCGACGATGATGTCGCTGCCGTCGGACTCGGACTCCGTTTCCTCTTCGTTCGCCTCCTCGGACTTAGCCTCTTCGTCGGTGTTGCCCTCGGGGCCGACGCTGTTCTCGAGCGTCTTCTCGTGGGCGTCGGCGTCGACGAAGCGCTGTTCGGGCTCGTCGTCGGCGTCGGACTCGGACTCGGACTCGGACTCGGTCTCGGCGTCGGCGTCGGACTCGGTGGTGTCGGCTGTGGTCTCGGCCTCCGGTTCCGGTTCGGACCGTGGCTTCGCCCGGACCGCGGGGTCGTCGACCTCGACGGCCTCTTCGAGTTGGCGGACCCGCTCTTTGGTCTCGACGAGTTCCTCCGTGAGGCCGTTGACCGCTGCCTGGAGTTCCGACGCTTTCCGTTCGAGTTCCTCCACCCGATTACTCATGCTCACTAGCCCTCGTGGCGTTTGCATAAAGATGCGTCAGACAGACGGATGACAATGGGGGCCACAGCCGCTCCGGATATCAGTTGTGACAGCCACGGCGGCGGCGAGACGCGCCGGCGCGGGCCGCCCCCGACCGTCCCGTTAGTCTTTAGCCCGCCGACGTCGAACCGCGTTCAATGACTGCTCAGGCGCTCGAAGGGCGCGAACTCGCGTGCGTCATCGGGCTCGAGGTCCACGTCCAACTCGAGACCGACACGAAGGTCTTCTGTGGGTGTTCGACCGAGTCCGTGAACGGAGAGGAACCGAACACGCGGACCTGCCCGGTGTGTCTCGGCCTGCCGGGCGCACTGCCCGTGCTGAACGAAGCCGCCGTCGAGTCCGCGGTGAAGGTCGGCAAGGCGCTCTCGGCCGACGTGGTCGCAGAGACCACGTTCCACCGGAAGAACTACTACTACCCCGACCTGCCGAAGAACTTCCAGATCACCCAGTACGACGCGCCCATCTGCGCCGACGGTCACCTGGAGGTGTCCGTCGAGGGCGACACGCGGGAGATCGGCATCGAGCGCGCCCACCTCGAGGAGGACCCCGGGAGCCTCCGGCACGTCCGCGACGGAACCCGGCCCCTCGAGAACCGAACGGTGAGTGTCGACCGCGCGGACTACACGCTCGTCGACTACAACCGGGCGGGAACGCCGCTCATGGAGATCGTCACTCGCCCCGACTTCCGCTCGCCGCAGGAGACGCGTGCCTTCCTCGCCAAACTCGAAGAGGTGCTGGAGTATCTGGGCGTGTTCGACGCGAGTCGGGACGGCTCCCTGCGCGTCGACGCGAACATCTCGATGGTGCCCGCCGAGGAGGTCGACGACGACGGCGCCATCGCCACGGAGACGCTCGAAGCGGCCAACCGGACGGAGGTGAAGAACATCTCCTCGCACAAGGGTGCGGAGAAGGCGCTGGCGTACGAGGTGACCCGGCAGAAAAACGCCATCAAGCGCGGCCGAAGCGTCGAACAGGAGACCCGTCACTGGGACGAATCGAGGGGCATCACGGTGT is a window from the Salinigranum halophilum genome containing:
- the smc gene encoding chromosome segregation protein SMC; this translates as MHIKELVLDDFKSFGRKTRIPFYEDFTVVTGPNGSGKSNIIDGVLFALGLARTRGIRAEKLTDLIYNPGHDGDSEVSGPREASVTVVLDNADGTLSRSQVASAAGTDDVGDVDEITVKRRVKRTEENYYSYYYLNERSVNLSDIRDLLAQAGITPEGYNVVMQGDVTEIINTTPYRRREIIDEIAGVAEFDAKKADAFEELEAVKERVEEVDLRIEEKEDRLDQLEDERETALQYQSLRDEKHEYEGYLKAAELEEKRSTLASTEKKVEAATQELDDVQSELDERQGKVSRLESELEELTREIERKGEDEQLKIKAEMEEIKGEIRSLENDIEAAEERKETAENERRKAFVELDRKNERLSDLDSEIRQTKVEKASVKSEIQATEAELAEVEAEIESVDTAFDELKADLQEKKERRESLKSERNDLQREKDRLLDDARRRSNELSEARDELSEANEAIPEKKKRISELHSELDKAEKNKAKIDDVIDDLREKKSELKEQLSSVEDELRGKQNEYAELDARASRDGDDSYPRAVTTILNAGLSGVHGTVGQLGSVSGEYATACETAAGGRLAHVVVDDDGVGSSCIDYLKSRNAGRATFLPITKMDDRSLPRKPSMPGVVDFARNLVDFDSRYDPVFSYVLGSTLVVEDMQTARDLMGQYRMVTLDGDLVEKSGAMTGGSGSGSRYSFSKSGKGKLERLAEEISELEETRRSFEGELDDVESRLDDARGRASSAREQVRSVEADIERAEAALDEAETRVETLEDRIDELEAQRESVSDEMQALDDDIEEKESEVAVVEAAIDDLEAELADSEIPELSARADDLRADIDEHEDRMGDLDARLNELSLEKEYAEEAIEDLEETIESAQNRKADATETIAATEEAIEEQKTRLEEKRESVADLEEELAELKDERTELQATLSDARAARDAQRERVNKVESKLDSLASSVDRLEWEIDELSAEVGDYDPDEVPDHDTVESEIERLEGEMAALEPVNMLAIDEYDRVSDDLDEMCEKRDVLVEERDGIRERIERYESLKKETFMEAFDAINEQFTDIFERLSDGTGDLHLENPEDPFEAGLTMKAQPGDKPIQRLDAMSGGEKSLTALAFIFAIQRYNPAPFYALDEIDAFLDAANAERVGEMVDDLAGDAQFVVVSHRSALLERSERAIGVTMQGNNVSAVTGIRLGGDGEEVPADD
- the gatB gene encoding Asp-tRNA(Asn)/Glu-tRNA(Gln) amidotransferase subunit GatB, coding for MTAQALEGRELACVIGLEVHVQLETDTKVFCGCSTESVNGEEPNTRTCPVCLGLPGALPVLNEAAVESAVKVGKALSADVVAETTFHRKNYYYPDLPKNFQITQYDAPICADGHLEVSVEGDTREIGIERAHLEEDPGSLRHVRDGTRPLENRTVSVDRADYTLVDYNRAGTPLMEIVTRPDFRSPQETRAFLAKLEEVLEYLGVFDASRDGSLRVDANISMVPAEEVDDDGAIATETLEAANRTEVKNISSHKGAEKALAYEVTRQKNAIKRGRSVEQETRHWDESRGITVSMRSKEEEKDYRYFREADLPALRVAHWRDEIAIPELPDARRDRFQSAYGLDAESASKLTSTKEVADFYEHLAETFDPDLAATWVADTLLGELNYRDMHITDVSDRLDEVERLVELVATEEITAKNARETVLRTMLDEGTAPDEVVEAEGLGKTDEATIETFVEEAVEENPDAVADYENGEGGALNFLVGQVMQKSKGSADPGTVNQLLRERLE
- a CDS encoding DUF7518 family protein; this translates as MSNRVEELERKASELQAAVNGLTEELVETKERVRQLEEAVEVDDPAVRAKPRSEPEPEAETTADTTESDADAETESESESESDADDEPEQRFVDADAHEKTLENSVGPEGNTDEEAKSEEANEEETESESDGSDIIVA